Proteins from a single region of Nakamurella deserti:
- a CDS encoding Ada metal-binding domain-containing protein, whose product MSYLLTGPAGTYRSEAPGTLGGHRRGRRYGRLDCPAALRALRGGGYAADRVFFADEATAVAAGYRPCAACLPERYRSWRLTRP is encoded by the coding sequence CTGAGCTACCTGCTGACCGGCCCGGCGGGCACCTACCGGTCGGAGGCCCCGGGGACGCTCGGCGGTCATCGGCGCGGCCGCCGGTACGGGCGGCTGGACTGCCCGGCGGCGCTGCGGGCGTTGCGCGGCGGCGGCTACGCGGCCGACCGGGTGTTCTTCGCCGACGAGGCGACGGCGGTCGCCGCCGGCTACCGGCCGTGCGCCGCCTGCCTGCCGGAGCGCTACCGGAGCTGGCGACTCACCCGGCCCTGA
- a CDS encoding MaoC/PaaZ C-terminal domain-containing protein: MTTTTAASSPRLGPLFVRAALTARGRRPGPLPGRRVAVDGLAVDRAALADYARLCGFPVDDVLPVTYPHLLAFPLQAALMTGRDFPLALPGLVHVRNRIGWHRPLKADETLDITVWAADLAAHRSGTAVDLHAAVTVGGVPVWESVSTYLARGVTAPAGTPEPAAEPDTVAPTRTVAVWRLPADTGRRYAAVSGDVNPIHLTAVSARAFGFRRAIAHGMGTAARVVASLQGRTPDAGSFDVGFRKPVYLPSTVALATAPRDDGWDVAVSDRGSGTLHLVGTVRAG; this comes from the coding sequence ATGACGACCACCACGGCGGCGTCGTCCCCGCGGCTGGGTCCGCTCTTCGTCCGCGCCGCGCTCACCGCCCGCGGCCGCCGCCCCGGGCCGCTCCCCGGGAGACGGGTCGCCGTCGACGGTCTCGCCGTCGATCGGGCGGCGCTGGCCGACTACGCCCGGCTGTGCGGCTTCCCGGTCGACGACGTCCTGCCGGTGACCTACCCGCACCTGCTGGCGTTCCCGCTCCAGGCGGCGCTGATGACCGGACGGGACTTCCCGCTGGCTCTGCCGGGCCTGGTGCACGTGCGGAACCGGATCGGCTGGCACCGGCCGCTGAAGGCCGACGAGACGCTCGACATCACCGTGTGGGCAGCGGATCTCGCCGCCCACCGGAGCGGCACCGCGGTCGATCTGCACGCCGCGGTCACCGTCGGTGGGGTGCCGGTGTGGGAGTCGGTCTCGACGTACCTGGCCCGGGGCGTCACCGCCCCGGCGGGCACACCGGAGCCGGCGGCGGAACCCGACACCGTCGCCCCGACACGGACTGTCGCGGTGTGGCGACTGCCGGCCGACACCGGCCGCCGGTACGCGGCGGTCAGCGGAGACGTCAACCCGATCCACCTGACGGCGGTGTCGGCCAGGGCGTTCGGTTTCCGCCGGGCCATCGCGCACGGGATGGGCACCGCCGCGCGGGTGGTGGCGTCGCTGCAGGGGCGGACGCCGGACGCCGGTTCGTTCGACGTCGGCTTCCGCAAGCCGGTGTACCTGCCGTCGACGGTCGCGCTGGCGACCGCCCCCAGGGACGACGGTTGGGACGTCGCGGTCAGCGACCGGGGGAGCGGCACCCTGCACCTCGTGGGCACCGTCAGGGCCGGGTGA